The window CGAACGGCAGCAGGGCAAAATCCGGTAACGGCAAGATCAGCAAGCGGATATCGGGCTGCATTGGCTTCGCGTCCAGAAACGACCATTCAATGTCCGGATCATACCCTTGCCCGACAAGATCGGCGCCATAGACTGGCGCCCTCTCCATCAACAAGGCATTCCCCACCATGGCACTCGACACCTGGCTCATCTACCTGCTGGCGAGCATCGGCCTGTCGCTGACCCCAGGCCCCAACAGCCTGCTGGCCCTGACCCACGGCGCCCTGTATGGCGCACGCCGGACGTTGTTCACCATCATCGGCGGGGTGTTTGGCTTCAGCGCCCTGATTGCCTTGGCCATGTTCGGCCTCAGCGCATTGCTGCAGGCCTCGGCCTCGGTGCTGAGCGTGCTCAAGTGGGTGGGTGGCGCCTATCTGGTCTGGCTGGGTATCCAGCTGTGGCGCAGCCCGGGCCTGCACCTGGAACTGACCGCGCAAAGTGCGCGGCTGGGCAATGCCGGCCTGTTCCGCCAGGGCCTGCTGTCGGCCATGGCCAACCCCAAGGTGCTGCTGTTCTACGGCGCTTTCCTGCCGCAGTTCATCGACCCGCAGCGTGGGTTGCTGCTGCAGTTCGTGGTGATGGCGGCGACCTTTGCCAGTGTCGAGTTCCTGGTCGAATACCTGTTGGCACGCCTGGCGTTTCGCATCCGGCCATGGCTGGCCAAGGGCGGCAAGGGCTTCAACCGCTGCTGCGGCAGCCTGTTTGCCTTGATTGGTGTGGCGTTGCCGCTTGGGCGGTAGCACTACGCAAAGGCTGTCGCGATCCCTGTAGGAGCGGCCTTGTGTCGCGAAAGGGCTGCAACGCAGCCCCGGCAATATCAGCAGCGAAGCCGATATCCCGGGGCCGCTGCGCGCCCCATCGCGACACAAGGCCGCTCCTACAGGGATCGCGACAACCTGTGGGCTCGCATTCAACCCCGGCGCGCTTTGGTCAGGAAGATGATCAAGGCCACGCCCGGCAACCCCGCCCCCACCAGCGCCACACCCTGCCAGCCGAACTGGCTGAACACCGCACTGGCCACCGCCGAACCCAGCGCCCCACCCAGGAAGATGCTGGTCATGTACACCGCGTTCAGCCGCCCGCGGCTGGCCGGGTCCAGCGCGTACACTTCACGCTGGCCTATGACCATGTTCATCTGCACCGCAAAATCCAGCAGCACGCCAGTCAGCCCCAGGCCGATCACGCTGTAGCCCGGCACGGTCAGCCCCAGCAACAGTGCCGCCGGTGCCAGTAACAACGCCAACAGCGACCCGGCCCGGGCATGCCCGGCATCGGCCAGGCGGCCGGCCATGGGTGCGGCGACGGCGCCTACCGCGCCCACCAGGGCGAATACCGCGATCTGGCTCTGCGACAGGCCATGCTCGGTTGCCAGGGCCATCGGCGCCGCCGTCCAGTACAGGCTGAACGCCGCGAACATCAACGCCTGGTACAGCGAGCGCTGGCGCAGCAAGGGATAACGGCGCAGCAGCGTGAGCAGCGACAGCATCAGCCCGGCATAGCTGGCCTTGTGCTCGGGCACCCGCCGCGGCAAGGTCAGGGCCAGCAGCAGGATGATCGCCAGCATCACCCCGGCAGCGCCAATGAACACCGCACGCCAGCCGAAGTAGTCGGCCACCAGGCTGGACAACGGCCGCGCCAGCAGGATACCCAGCAGCAGGCCGCCCATGATGTTGCCGACCACCCGCCCACGCTGCTGCTCCGGCGCCAGGTGCGCCGCCAGCGGAATGAGCATCTGCACCGCCACGGAACTGAAACCGATCAGCAGTGCATAGCCGAGGAACAGCTGGCCCTGGCCGCTGCTGCTGGTGCCCGCCAGCAGCAGACTGACGCAGGCCAGCACGGCGGTAGCCACCATCAAGCGGCGGTTTTCCAACAGGTCGGCCAGCGGTACCAGCAACAGCAGGCCCAAGGCATAGCCAAGCTGCGTGAGCGAAACGATGAGGCTGGCATGCTCGATGGACAACCCCAGGTCCGGGGCGATCAGCCCGACGATGGGTTGGGCATAGTAGATATTGGCGACGATCGCGCCGCAGCAGAACGCCAGCAGGGCGACCAGGGCCCGGCTGAGGCCGGTGGCGGCAGGCTGCGCGGCGGCAAGGGAGGGATTCATGCGAGTGTCCTCGGCGATGGCTGGAATATGCCGGCCACCTTACCCAGACGCACTCCTGGCGAGAATCCAGCGCTGGCGCAACAGGGCTTTGCGCATTGCGCAACACTAGGTGCTGCGCTGCAGCAAGTTTTCGCAAAAGTCGATAAAGGCACTCACCCGCCGCGAACCACGATGGTTGGGCAGGTACAGAGCGTTAATGCTGTCATTGGCCGCGCCGGGGCTGGCCTGCCAATCGGGGAACAGCCGTTGCAGGCGCCCGGCCGCCACATCCTCACGCACCAGCCAGTCGGCCAGCAGCGCGATGCCGCTGCCCGCCAGTGCGGTTTCGCGCAACATGTCGGCATTGGCGCTGCGCAACGGCCCGCTCACGTCCAGTTCCAGACTGTCCTGCCCACGGGCCAGGCGCCAGGGGCGGCCTTTCTGCCCGTAGCGAAAGCGCAGGCAGGCGTGCTCGAGCAGCTGCCGCGGATGCTCCAGCGGGTCACGCCCGGCCAGGTAGCCCGGGCTGGCCACCAGCCAACGCTGGAAGCGACCCAGCTGGCGGCATACCAGCTCGTCATTGGGCGAGGGGTCGCCCAGGCGGATCGACAGGTCATAGCGCCCGTCAAGCAGGTCATCCAGGCGGTCGCTGAGGTCGATGTCCAGCTCCAGAGCCGGATGTTGCGCCAGGAACGGCCCCAGGTGCGGGGCGATGACCCGCCTGCCGAACTCCACCGGCAAGCACAGGCGCAGCACACCGACAGGCTCCTCGCCCCGGTCGGCGACACTGGCATCGGCCTCGTCCAGGGCCTCGAAAATACCCCGCGCGCGCTCGTAATAACGGGCGCCGGCCTCGGTCAGGCTGACCTGGCGCGTGGAGCGGTTGAGCAAGGTGGCGCCCAACGCCGCTTCCAGGGCATCGACCAGGCGCGTCACCGACGATGTCGCCAGCCCAAGCTGGCGTGCGGCGGCAGAAAAGCCTTGGGCATCGACGGTGGCCACGAACATTTTCATCGCCAGGAGTTTGTCCATTTGTTGCCCGTCTTCCAAATCCCGGAAAGTTCTTACAAACAGCGGGGCCGGTCAAGAAGCGCGGCGCGCGGCAATTGCGTCCATAGTGGAACTACCCCCTTCCAAGCGAGGTTTTCCATGATCCCGACCAACCTGCTGACTGCCCTGCCCCCTTGCGACCCCACCAGCTCCGAACGGGTCGACCAACTGCTCAGCCGCCCAGGTGTGCGTGTTGAGCGTATCGTTTCCAGCGGCCAGGCCAGCCCGCCCGGTTTCTGGTACGACCAGGCCGAGGGCGAATGGATCGTGCTGCTCAGTGGCGCCGCCGGCCTGCGCTTCGAGCACGAGAGCCATACCCGCCTGCTGGCGCCGGGCGATTGCCTGGACATCCCGCCGCATTACCGCCACCGCGTGGAATGGACCGCCCCCGGCACCGCCACCATCTGGCTCGCGGTGTTCTACAGCAGCGGCACTCCGTGGCCGACATGAAACGGTGGCCGCCTGTAGGAGCAGCCTTGTGCTGCGAAGGGGCCAGTCCTGCCGACACACCCGCTGCACTCGTAGCGGCCTCTTCGCAGCACAAGGTTGCTCCTACACAGAGCACACCGCCGACCTTCACACTCAAGCATAGCCTGAGTGCCCGCTACATGAATCAGCACGAACACCTCGTAGAATGCAATTTTAATCGCATGATCTAGACTTTTAGCCACACCTTGCAGAGTTCAGCCCTGCGACAATCCGCCCCACAAAATTATGTACCAACTTGTTAATTAGCAAGCTAAGAGATTACACTGCGCGCATTCCACCTGCTGAGATCCCTGGCATGAAAGAAACACCGCGCGCCTCTGGCGCCACAAACATCATCCTGGTCGGCCTGGGCGTGATCATCGCCCTGCTCGGCCTCCTCCTGGCTGCGGGCGGCGTCAAGCTGGCCGGCCTGGGAGGTTCCTGGTACTTCCTGATCGGCGGCCTGGCCATGGCCATCGCCGGCGTTCTCATCGCTCGCCGCAAGCCGGCTGGCGCCTGGCTGTACGCGGCGTTCCTGGTCGGCACTGCCATCTGGGCGCTGATCGACGCAGGCCTGGTGTTCTGGCCGCTGTTCTCGCGCCTGTTCATGTTCGGCGCAATCGGCATGGTGGTGGCACTGGTCTACCCGCTGCTGGCCCGTGCCAATGGCACCAGCGCCGGCCGCGGTGCCTATGGCGTTGCCGGGGTGATGGCCGTGCTGCTGGTGGTCGCCGCCGGCAACATGTTCGTCGCCCACCCAAGCGTCGCCCCCACCGGCAAAGGCCCGGGCATGACCCCGGTCGAGGCCGGCAAGGCGCAGAAGGACTGGGCTCACTACGGCAACACCGAAGGTGGCAGCCGCTTCGCCGCGCTGGACCAGATCAACCGCGACAACGTCAACAAGCTGAAAGTGGCCTGGACCTACCGCACCGGTGACGTGGCGCTCAGCGACGGCAACGGCGCCGAAGACCAGCTGACCCCGCTGCAGGTCGGCAACAAGGTGTTCATCTGCACCCCGCACAACAACCTGATCGCCCTTGATGCCGACACCGGCAAAGAGCTGTGGAAGAACGCGATCAACGCCCAGTCCAAGGTCTGGCAGCGTTGCCGTGGCATGGCCTACTTCGACGCCACTGCCGCCATCGCCCAGCCGACCCAGCCGAACAGCTCGCCAATCACCGCGGCCAGCGTACCGGCCGGTGCCAACTGCCAGCGTCGCCTGCTGACCAACACCATCGATGGCCGCCTGATTGCCGTCGACGCCGACACCGGCGAGTTCTGCCAGGGCTTCGGCAACAACGGCCAGGTCGACCTCAAGGCCGGCCTGGGCGATGTGCCGGACTCCTACTACCAGCTGTCCTCGGCCCCACTGATGGCCGGTACCACCGTGGTGGTCGGCGGCCGCGTCGCCGACAACGTCCAGACCGACATGCCAGGCGGCGTGATCCGTGGTTTCGACGTGATCACGGGTGAAATGCGCTGGGCCTTCGACCCCGGCAACCCGGAAGATCGCCAGGCACCGCAGGGCGACAGCACCTATGTGCGCAGCACCCCCAACAGCTGGGCCCCGATGTCCTACGACCCGGCGATGAATACCGTGTTCCTGCCGATGGGCTCGTCGTCCACCGACATCTACGGTGTCGAACGCAGCAAGCTGGACCACACCTATGGCGCTTCGGTACTGGCGCTGGACGCCACCACCGGCAACCAGAAGTGGGTGTTCCAGACCGTGCACAACGACCTGTGGGACTTCGACCTGCCGATGCAGCCGAGCCTGATCGATTTCACCAAGGACGACGGCCAGTCGGTACCTGCAGTGGTAATCGGCACCAAGGCCGGGCAGATCTACGTGCTCGACCGCGCCACCGGCAAGCCACTGACCCAGGTCGACGAAGTACCGGTCAAGCCAAGCAACATTCCCAACGAGCCGTACTCGCCAACCCAGCCGAAGTCGGTGGGCATGCCGCAGATCGGCGCGCAGACCCTGACCGAATCGGACATGTGGGGCGCAACCCCGTACGACCAGCTGCTGTGCCGCATCGACTTCAAGAAAATGCGCTACGACGGCCTGTACACCGCCCCGGGCACCGACCTGTCGCTGAGCTTCCCGGGTTCGCTGGGTGGCATGAACTGGGGCAGCATTTCCACCGACCCGGTACATGGGTTCATCTTCGTCAACGACATGCGCCTGGGCCTGTGGATCCAGATGATCCCGTCGCAGAACAAGGGCGGTGCCGCTTCCGGTGGCGAAGCGCTGAACACCGGCATGGGTGCAGTACCGCTCAAGGGCACCCCGTATGCAGTGAACAAGAACCGCTTCCTGTCGGTGGCCGGCATCCCGTGCCAAGCGCCGCCATTCGGCACCCTGACCGCCATCGACATGAAGACCCGCCAGGTGGCGTGGCAGGTACCTGTGGGTACTGTCGAGGACACCGGCCCGCTCGGCATCCGCATGCACCTGCCGATCAAGATCGGCCTGCCGACCCTCGGCGGCACCCTGTCGACCCAGGGTGGCCTGGTGTTCATCGCCGGCACCCAGGACTTCTACCTGCGCGCCTACGACAGCAGCAACGGCAACGAAATCTGGAAGGCTCGCCTGCCAGTGGGCAGCCAGGGCGGCCCGATGACCTACGTTTCGCCGAAAACCGGCAAGCAGTACGTGGTGGTCACGGCTGGCGGCGCGCGCCAGTCGACTGACCGTGGCGACTACGTGATTTCTTACGCTCTGCCGTAAGACCGCGTCGCCTTCATCGCCGGCAAGCCAGCTCCCACAGGATCGTGCCACCTGCAAAGGCAGCGCAGACCTGTGGGAGCTGGCTTGCCGGCGATGAGCCCCTGAAAAACAACCTGAGATTCAGCAATGCCATCCGTAATTCGCATCACCCCCACCCTGCTGCTGGCCCTCGCCAGCAGCACCGCCCTGGCCGACGGCGACCTGATGACACGCAGCACCATGACCGGTGACTGGGGCGGCCTGCGTCACCAGCTGGAAGAAGACGGCGTCAGGTTCACCGGCGACTACAGCGGCGAAACCGCCTACAACGCCCATGGTGGTCTGCACCGCTCGGCGCGCTACTCGCAAAACCTGAAACTGGGCGTGCAGTTCGACCTGTCGAAACTGTATGGCCTGGACAACGGCGGCAAGGTCCAGCTGACCATCAACGACCGCCGCGGCAACAGCGCCTCGGAAGACCTGGTGGGCAACCGCCTGCCGATCCAGGAAAACTTCGGTGGCCTGTACACCCGCCTGACCGAGCTGAGCTACGAGCGTACCCTGTTCACCCCGGCGCTCAACGTCAAGCTCGGCTACATGGCCATGGGCAACGACCTCGGCGGCCTGGACAGTGGCATCCTGTGCAACTTCATGAACGCCGGCTTCTGCGGTCACCCGCTGAACATGTCTGGCGGCAGTGGCTGGACCAATTACCCCAATGCCCACCTGGGCGTACGGGTGAAGTACGACCTGTCGCCATCCTGGCAACTGCGTGTGGCGGCGTTCAACGTCGACCCGGAAAGCAACGGCAACTCCAGCCGCGCCTGGCACCTGGGCCCCAAGCACACCACCGGCACCGTGGTACCGGTAGAGCTGGTCTATAAGCTGCAGGGCGAGCTGCCTGGCGAGTACAAACTGGGCTACTACTACGACAGCTCCGACGTGAAGCGCATCGGCAGCGACGAGGAAGTGTCCGGCCGTGGCGGCCACTACCTGCTGATCGACCAGGCGGTGTGGAACGACCAGGGCTTGCCGGGCCGCAGCCTGCATGCCTTCGGCCAGTACTCGGCGTCGAGCAAGGCCGCCTCGCCATTCACCAAGTGGTATGGCGCCGGCGTGGTGCTGTACAAGCCGTTCGCTGGTCGCCCGAAGGATACTGTGGCCCTGGGCTATGGCCGTGCCGTACCCAACCCGCGTAGCCGCGACGTGCTGGAAGATGCCGCGTTCGATGCCGGGCAGCAGTTCCCCGATATCGACAGCGCCGAGCAGCTGGTCGAGCTGAGCTATGGCTACCAGGCCACGCCGTGGCTGAACCTGCGCCCGGATGTGCAGTACATCATCGAGCCGGGCGCGTTCTCCGGGAAGGACATCGACAACGCGCTGGTGGTTGGCCTGCAGGTCAAGGCTACCTTCTGAAACCTTGATTGGGGCTGCTCTGCAGCCCTTCGCGGGCACGCCCGCGCTCATAGAACAACACATGACTCATTGGTTCGGCGAGGCTCTGTAGGAGCAGCCTTGTGCTGCGAAGAGGCCGGGGCTGACAAAGCCTGTCTATTGGCTGTACCGGCCTCTTCGCAGCACAAGGCTGCTCCTACAAAGGACGCGTCAGACGAGCGATATTGGTTCTCTGCGCGACAGCGCAGCCCAAAGGGCTGGGCAATCTCCCACAGGTATATCACCGGCTGGCCTGGCGGTGCTGTACCTGTGGGAGCGGGCGTGCCCGCGAAGAGGCCAGCGCAATCAACCCTGCCTGAGGTAATCCACCAACCTCAGCAACATGGCATCACACCCCCGCAACTGCTCGACACTGACGAACTCATCCGGCTTGTGCCCCTGGTTCATGCTCCCAGGCCCGCACACCACAGTCGGGATGCCCGCCTGGTCGAACAGCCCACCTTCGGTACCAAACGCCACGGTACCGAACTCATCCGAACCACTGAGCAACGCCACCAGGCGAGCCGCCTCGCTATCCGCTGGCGTGGCCAGCCCCGGATATGCACTCAACGGCTGCAGGCGAATGGCGCTGGCGGCATTGACCTTGCGCATGCGCGGCAGCAGTTCGGCCTCGGCATAGGTTTGCAACTGGTCGGCCACTGCCTGCGCCTCGAACCCAGGCAAGGCCCGCACTTCGAAATCGAATTCGCATTCCGCCGGCACGATGTTCAGCGCCCTGCCCCCTTTGATCACACCGGTCTGCACAGTGGAGAACGGTGGGTCGAAGCGCTCGTCGTGATGCTCCGGCAACGCCAGGGCATCACCGATATCACCCAGCTTGCCGATCAGCTTCGCCGCATACTCGATGGCATTCACCCCATACGGCGCGTACGCCGAGTGGCAGGCCGCGCCATGTACCTGGCAACGCATCGCCAGCTTGCCCTTGTGCCCCAGCACCGGCTTGAGTTCGGTGGGTTCGCCAATCAGGCACAACCGTGGCTTGTGCGGGCGCTGCTCGAGCGCGGCCAGCATCGAGCGCACCCCCAGGCAGCCGACTTCCTCGTCGTAGGAGAACGCCAAGTGCACCGGCATGCGCAACGGCTGGGCGAGAAACGCGGGTACAGCCGCCAGCACCGAAGCGATGAAACCCTTCATGTCGGCCGTGCCGCGGCCGTACAGGCGCCCGTCGCGTTCACTCAGGGCAAACGGCTCGACTGTCCAGGCCTGGCCGTCCACCGGCACCACATCGGTATGCCCGGACAACACCACGCCGCCAACATCCCGGGGGCCGATGGTGGCGAACAGGTTGGCCTTGGTACCTTCCGGGTTATGGAACAGTTCGCTTTCCACCCCCAGCTCGGCCAGGTAGTCGCGGATGAAGCTGATCAGTTCGAGATTGGAATCCCGGCTGACCGTGGCAAAGCCGATCAGCCTGGCCAGCAGCGCGCGACTGGCAAATTCACTCATCGCCCGGCACCCCGTAGCTTGGCGCGGCAGTCGGGTTGAGGGCGCGGGTGACGTAGTCCTGCATCTGCGGCCGATATGCCTGCCACAGGCCATCGAGCACACCGATCGGGTCTGCTTCGGCCCAGTCCACACGCAGGTCCACCAGTGGCCAGGTCAGTTCGCCGGCAATCTTCAACGCCGCCGAGTGCACAGGCCCCGCCTCGCCGCCTGCGGCCATCGCCGCGTGCATGGCCGCCAGCAGGCGGTCGGCCAGATGCCCGCCGGCTTGTTCAAAGGCCTGCACCATCGCCTCGATCACCTGGGGCGAGGCCAACAGGTTGCCTGCCGCCGCACATTGCTCACCGGCCACGGCGTGGTGCGTGCCCAGGGCTTCCTTGCCAGTGAACAGCGCGACCTGGCCATGGCTGTCGATCACCGTGAGCTGGCGATACTCGCTCCAGCCGTTGGCGCTCAGCACCCGGTCCAGCGCAGCGGCAGGCGGCAACTGGCCCTGTTCCAGGGCATCGAGAATCTGCGGACCCAGCGCCGGCAAGGTGATGTTCTGGGTGGCGACCGCGCCCACACCGGCACGTACCCACGGGCAGCGGGCGCCCACGGCGATGCTCGAAGAGCTGATGGCGATACCGACCTGGCCGGTTTCCTGGCAACGACCGATGATGGAAAAAGTCATGTCATGGTTCCTGTTGTGCTGTGCGATACACGGCATTCTGGGTTGAACCTTTCGGCCGGCGAAACGACCTTTTTCCG of the Pseudomonas asiatica genome contains:
- the argE gene encoding acetylornithine deacetylase; protein product: MSEFASRALLARLIGFATVSRDSNLELISFIRDYLAELGVESELFHNPEGTKANLFATIGPRDVGGVVLSGHTDVVPVDGQAWTVEPFALSERDGRLYGRGTADMKGFIASVLAAVPAFLAQPLRMPVHLAFSYDEEVGCLGVRSMLAALEQRPHKPRLCLIGEPTELKPVLGHKGKLAMRCQVHGAACHSAYAPYGVNAIEYAAKLIGKLGDIGDALALPEHHDERFDPPFSTVQTGVIKGGRALNIVPAECEFDFEVRALPGFEAQAVADQLQTYAEAELLPRMRKVNAASAIRLQPLSAYPGLATPADSEAARLVALLSGSDEFGTVAFGTEGGLFDQAGIPTVVCGPGSMNQGHKPDEFVSVEQLRGCDAMLLRLVDYLRQG
- a CDS encoding glucose/quinate/shikimate family membrane-bound PQQ-dependent dehydrogenase — encoded protein: MKETPRASGATNIILVGLGVIIALLGLLLAAGGVKLAGLGGSWYFLIGGLAMAIAGVLIARRKPAGAWLYAAFLVGTAIWALIDAGLVFWPLFSRLFMFGAIGMVVALVYPLLARANGTSAGRGAYGVAGVMAVLLVVAAGNMFVAHPSVAPTGKGPGMTPVEAGKAQKDWAHYGNTEGGSRFAALDQINRDNVNKLKVAWTYRTGDVALSDGNGAEDQLTPLQVGNKVFICTPHNNLIALDADTGKELWKNAINAQSKVWQRCRGMAYFDATAAIAQPTQPNSSPITAASVPAGANCQRRLLTNTIDGRLIAVDADTGEFCQGFGNNGQVDLKAGLGDVPDSYYQLSSAPLMAGTTVVVGGRVADNVQTDMPGGVIRGFDVITGEMRWAFDPGNPEDRQAPQGDSTYVRSTPNSWAPMSYDPAMNTVFLPMGSSSTDIYGVERSKLDHTYGASVLALDATTGNQKWVFQTVHNDLWDFDLPMQPSLIDFTKDDGQSVPAVVIGTKAGQIYVLDRATGKPLTQVDEVPVKPSNIPNEPYSPTQPKSVGMPQIGAQTLTESDMWGATPYDQLLCRIDFKKMRYDGLYTAPGTDLSLSFPGSLGGMNWGSISTDPVHGFIFVNDMRLGLWIQMIPSQNKGGAASGGEALNTGMGAVPLKGTPYAVNKNRFLSVAGIPCQAPPFGTLTAIDMKTRQVAWQVPVGTVEDTGPLGIRMHLPIKIGLPTLGGTLSTQGGLVFIAGTQDFYLRAYDSSNGNEIWKARLPVGSQGGPMTYVSPKTGKQYVVVTAGGARQSTDRGDYVISYALP
- a CDS encoding cupin domain-containing protein is translated as MIPTNLLTALPPCDPTSSERVDQLLSRPGVRVERIVSSGQASPPGFWYDQAEGEWIVLLSGAAGLRFEHESHTRLLAPGDCLDIPPHYRHRVEWTAPGTATIWLAVFYSSGTPWPT
- a CDS encoding LysR family transcriptional regulator; the encoded protein is MDKLLAMKMFVATVDAQGFSAAARQLGLATSSVTRLVDALEAALGATLLNRSTRQVSLTEAGARYYERARGIFEALDEADASVADRGEEPVGVLRLCLPVEFGRRVIAPHLGPFLAQHPALELDIDLSDRLDDLLDGRYDLSIRLGDPSPNDELVCRQLGRFQRWLVASPGYLAGRDPLEHPRQLLEHACLRFRYGQKGRPWRLARGQDSLELDVSGPLRSANADMLRETALAGSGIALLADWLVREDVAAGRLQRLFPDWQASPGAANDSINALYLPNHRGSRRVSAFIDFCENLLQRST
- a CDS encoding carbohydrate porin, producing MPSVIRITPTLLLALASSTALADGDLMTRSTMTGDWGGLRHQLEEDGVRFTGDYSGETAYNAHGGLHRSARYSQNLKLGVQFDLSKLYGLDNGGKVQLTINDRRGNSASEDLVGNRLPIQENFGGLYTRLTELSYERTLFTPALNVKLGYMAMGNDLGGLDSGILCNFMNAGFCGHPLNMSGGSGWTNYPNAHLGVRVKYDLSPSWQLRVAAFNVDPESNGNSSRAWHLGPKHTTGTVVPVELVYKLQGELPGEYKLGYYYDSSDVKRIGSDEEVSGRGGHYLLIDQAVWNDQGLPGRSLHAFGQYSASSKAASPFTKWYGAGVVLYKPFAGRPKDTVALGYGRAVPNPRSRDVLEDAAFDAGQQFPDIDSAEQLVELSYGYQATPWLNLRPDVQYIIEPGAFSGKDIDNALVVGLQVKATF
- a CDS encoding MFS transporter — its product is MNPSLAAAQPAATGLSRALVALLAFCCGAIVANIYYAQPIVGLIAPDLGLSIEHASLIVSLTQLGYALGLLLLVPLADLLENRRLMVATAVLACVSLLLAGTSSSGQGQLFLGYALLIGFSSVAVQMLIPLAAHLAPEQQRGRVVGNIMGGLLLGILLARPLSSLVADYFGWRAVFIGAAGVMLAIILLLALTLPRRVPEHKASYAGLMLSLLTLLRRYPLLRQRSLYQALMFAAFSLYWTAAPMALATEHGLSQSQIAVFALVGAVGAVAAPMAGRLADAGHARAGSLLALLLAPAALLLGLTVPGYSVIGLGLTGVLLDFAVQMNMVIGQREVYALDPASRGRLNAVYMTSIFLGGALGSAVASAVFSQFGWQGVALVGAGLPGVALIIFLTKARRG
- a CDS encoding LysE family translocator; the encoded protein is MALDTWLIYLLASIGLSLTPGPNSLLALTHGALYGARRTLFTIIGGVFGFSALIALAMFGLSALLQASASVLSVLKWVGGAYLVWLGIQLWRSPGLHLELTAQSARLGNAGLFRQGLLSAMANPKVLLFYGAFLPQFIDPQRGLLLQFVVMAATFASVEFLVEYLLARLAFRIRPWLAKGGKGFNRCCGSLFALIGVALPLGR
- a CDS encoding DUF1028 domain-containing protein, producing the protein MTFSIIGRCQETGQVGIAISSSSIAVGARCPWVRAGVGAVATQNITLPALGPQILDALEQGQLPPAAALDRVLSANGWSEYRQLTVIDSHGQVALFTGKEALGTHHAVAGEQCAAAGNLLASPQVIEAMVQAFEQAGGHLADRLLAAMHAAMAAGGEAGPVHSAALKIAGELTWPLVDLRVDWAEADPIGVLDGLWQAYRPQMQDYVTRALNPTAAPSYGVPGDE